One Triticum dicoccoides isolate Atlit2015 ecotype Zavitan chromosome 5B, WEW_v2.0, whole genome shotgun sequence genomic window carries:
- the LOC119308603 gene encoding uncharacterized protein LOC119308603 translates to MDIPATARLEVPTNNSGPQGLDHHVDIPATGSHEVPTNNSGPQGVGHLVDIPVTGSLEVTNNNSGPQDGNYANDCKLAAFGGLADCATAVAALMYKPPSSG, encoded by the exons ATGGATATTCCGGCTACTGCCAGACTCGAGGTTCCCACCAACAACTCCGGGCCACAG GGTCTTGACCACCACGTGGATATTCCGGCTACTGGCAGCCACGAGGTTCCCACCAACAACTCCGGGCCGCAG GGTGTTGGCCACCTCGTGGATATTCCGGTTACTGGCAGCCTCGAGGTAACCAACAACAACTCTGGGCCACAG GATGGCAACTACGCCAACGACTGTAAGCTGGCCGCTTTTGGTGGTCTTGCTGACTGCGCGACAGCTGTCGCAGCTCTCATGTACAAACCCCCGAGCAGCGGCTAG